From one Prochlorococcus marinus str. MIT 0912 genomic stretch:
- the argH gene encoding argininosuccinate lyase gives MENALSKTWSDRFDQGLNPFIEKFNASIEFDICLLEEDLDGSIAHARMLGIQGIITKEEAIKLENGLQQIRKDYSDGLFQPVISDEDVHFAVEKKLIELIGPVGKKLHTGRSRNDQVGTDLRLWIRKRIDEIDIDLERFQKSLFLLAEKNLHTLIPGYTHLQRAQPLSLSHHLLAYVEMAERDRNRLKDVRKRVNISPLGAAALAGTSIPINRKITSSELHFQDMYSNSLDAVSDRDFVVEFLGASALIMAHLSRLSEEVILWASEEFGFIQLTDRCATGSSLMPQKKNPDVPELVRGKSGRVFGHLQAMLTMIKGLPLAYNKDFQEDKEAIFDSVKTVKDSLVAISILFEEGLVFRKERLNHAVSSDFSNATDVADYLVAKKIPFREAYQLVGRIVKTSLEEGVLLKDIPLERWKTFHEFFEKDIYEKLLPASVVESRLSEGGTGFERVQEQLVLWREKLFK, from the coding sequence TTGGAAAATGCATTGAGCAAAACTTGGAGCGATAGATTTGATCAAGGACTTAATCCTTTTATAGAAAAATTTAATGCTTCAATTGAGTTTGATATTTGTTTATTAGAGGAAGATTTGGATGGATCAATTGCTCACGCTCGTATGCTCGGAATCCAAGGGATTATTACCAAGGAAGAGGCAATTAAATTAGAAAATGGTCTTCAACAGATTAGGAAAGATTACTCTGATGGGTTATTTCAGCCTGTTATTTCAGATGAAGATGTGCATTTTGCTGTAGAAAAAAAATTAATAGAGTTAATAGGTCCAGTAGGAAAAAAATTACACACTGGTCGTAGTCGTAATGATCAAGTTGGAACAGATCTTAGGTTATGGATCAGAAAGCGTATTGATGAAATTGATATTGATTTGGAGCGTTTTCAAAAATCTCTTTTTTTATTAGCAGAGAAAAATCTTCATACGCTTATTCCTGGTTATACGCATTTACAAAGAGCACAACCTTTGTCTCTATCTCATCATTTATTGGCATATGTTGAGATGGCGGAAAGAGATAGAAATAGATTAAAAGACGTAAGAAAGAGAGTGAATATATCCCCGCTAGGAGCAGCTGCTTTGGCTGGGACTTCTATTCCTATAAATAGAAAGATTACTTCTTCAGAATTGCACTTTCAAGATATGTATTCTAATAGTTTAGATGCAGTTAGTGATAGAGATTTTGTCGTAGAATTTTTAGGAGCCTCAGCGTTAATTATGGCTCATTTAAGTAGATTATCTGAAGAAGTTATTTTATGGGCATCTGAAGAATTTGGATTTATTCAATTAACTGATCGATGTGCTACTGGAAGTAGTCTTATGCCTCAAAAAAAGAATCCTGATGTTCCAGAATTAGTTCGAGGCAAGTCAGGGAGAGTTTTTGGACATTTACAAGCTATGTTAACTATGATCAAAGGATTACCTTTGGCATATAACAAAGATTTTCAAGAAGATAAAGAAGCAATATTTGACAGTGTGAAAACAGTGAAGGATTCGTTGGTTGCCATATCAATCTTGTTTGAGGAAGGGTTGGTTTTTAGAAAAGAAAGACTCAATCATGCTGTTTCATCTGATTTTTCCAATGCTACTGATGTTGCCGATTATTTAGTGGCCAAGAAAATACCATTCCGAGAGGCTTATCAATTAGTTGGTCGAATCGTTAAGACTTCTTTGGAGGAGGGTGTTTTATTAAAAGATATTCCTTTGGAAAGATGGAAAACATTTCATGAATTTTTTGAAAAAGATATTTATGAAAAGCTTTTGCCTGCAAGTGTGGTTGAGTCACGTTTGAGTGAAGGTGGCACTGGATTTGAGAGAGTCCAAGAACAGCTTGTTTTGTGGCGTGAGAAATTATTTAAGTAA
- a CDS encoding PP2C family protein-serine/threonine phosphatase, whose translation MKQNSPISEQQVQHPFHSLSSAASKSLRDLVNSLSQEQIVNQDLLLSLSFALRSFTNLNRFFELIPLLVTQLVGVKGSLLIPFQDDGSLWREQLQIVPIDEDQALFRQLFLLEEGKKTGFCLQEKNIAMLDSLVQRHFDSSNVIATSIVSRGRQRGRLYVFDKKEIVFGSNVHRKHIQIVADLTGVAIENDVIFQVIRNHEKVDRQISIGAEIQSQLLPDQCPVIEGVELAACCRPALQVGGDYYDFMPTRPDLNETSKASGRWAFVIGDVMGKGVPAGLLMTMLRGMLRAEVLTGLPPDSILHDLNQLALEDLSQSHRFVTLFYSDFDAQSRKLRFANAAHNPPLLWSAKSKSINRLDAPGLLIGLQPDAEYGCGEIFLQPGDVLLYYTDGVTEAPGISGERFDENRLITFLDKFAREGLGAKQILNKLFERLDGFVGVSDHHLEDDASMVVLKVNEESTVPELTS comes from the coding sequence GTGAAACAAAATTCTCCAATTTCAGAACAACAAGTTCAACATCCTTTTCACTCTTTATCAAGTGCTGCTTCTAAGTCTCTAAGAGATTTGGTTAATAGTCTTTCTCAAGAGCAGATTGTTAATCAAGATTTATTGCTTTCATTAAGCTTTGCTTTGCGAAGCTTTACTAATTTAAATCGTTTTTTTGAACTTATTCCACTTCTTGTCACTCAATTAGTTGGCGTTAAAGGATCATTGTTAATTCCGTTTCAAGATGATGGAAGTCTTTGGCGCGAACAATTACAAATTGTCCCTATCGATGAAGATCAGGCACTCTTTAGACAATTATTTCTTTTAGAGGAAGGTAAGAAAACAGGTTTTTGTCTGCAGGAAAAGAATATTGCGATGTTAGATAGTTTGGTTCAAAGACATTTTGATTCTTCTAATGTAATTGCTACATCTATAGTTTCTCGAGGGAGACAGCGAGGTCGATTATATGTATTTGATAAAAAAGAGATTGTTTTTGGAAGTAATGTTCATCGAAAACATATTCAAATAGTTGCTGACCTAACTGGAGTAGCTATAGAAAATGATGTCATATTTCAGGTGATTCGTAATCATGAAAAAGTTGATAGACAAATAAGTATTGGCGCTGAAATCCAATCTCAACTATTACCTGATCAATGTCCAGTAATTGAAGGAGTTGAATTAGCTGCTTGCTGTAGGCCAGCTTTACAAGTAGGCGGTGATTATTACGATTTTATGCCTACTCGCCCAGATTTGAATGAAACATCAAAAGCAAGTGGCCGTTGGGCTTTTGTGATTGGTGATGTGATGGGTAAAGGTGTTCCTGCTGGATTGTTGATGACTATGTTACGAGGAATGCTTAGAGCTGAAGTTTTAACAGGATTACCCCCTGATTCTATTTTGCATGACTTGAATCAATTAGCTCTTGAAGATTTGAGTCAATCACATCGGTTTGTAACTTTGTTTTATTCTGACTTTGACGCGCAATCAAGAAAATTGCGTTTTGCGAATGCAGCACATAATCCTCCTTTGCTTTGGAGCGCTAAGTCAAAATCAATTAATAGATTAGATGCTCCTGGTTTATTGATAGGTCTTCAACCTGACGCTGAATATGGATGTGGGGAGATATTTCTTCAGCCTGGTGATGTTCTTCTTTACTATACCGATGGAGTTACTGAGGCACCTGGTATATCAGGCGAACGTTTTGATGAAAATCGTTTAATAACTTTTTTAGATAAATTTGCTAGGGAGGGCCTTGGTGCTAAACAAATATTAAATAAACTTTTTGAAAGATTAGATGGTTTTGTTGGTGTGAGTGATCATCATCTTGAAGATGATGCATCAATGGTTGTATTAAAAGTCAATGAAGAATCAACGGTTCCTGAATTAACTTCGTAA
- the msrB gene encoding peptide-methionine (R)-S-oxide reductase MsrB has translation MFGLLNTLFGFTIKPKSAFAAPKPMENYKTLTDKEWENRLPKDSFYVLRKEGTERPFSSPLNDEKRKGVFRCAGCGLALFSSKTKFDSGTGWPSFFDHLPDAIETKTDFKLIVPRTEYHCRRCGGHQGHVFNDGPRPTGKRYCNNGVALAFEVDS, from the coding sequence ATGTTTGGACTCTTGAATACGCTTTTTGGTTTTACTATCAAACCAAAAAGCGCCTTTGCTGCCCCTAAACCCATGGAAAACTATAAAACTTTAACGGATAAAGAATGGGAAAATCGTTTACCCAAAGACTCTTTTTACGTTTTACGTAAGGAAGGAACAGAGAGACCGTTTTCAAGTCCTTTAAATGATGAAAAAAGGAAAGGAGTTTTTCGTTGTGCAGGATGCGGGCTTGCCTTATTTTCTTCAAAAACAAAGTTTGACAGTGGAACAGGCTGGCCAAGTTTTTTCGATCATTTACCGGATGCAATAGAGACAAAAACAGACTTCAAATTAATTGTCCCTAGAACCGAATATCATTGTCGACGTTGTGGTGGTCATCAAGGGCATGTTTTTAATGATGGTCCAAGGCCAACTGGTAAAAGGTATTGCAATAATGGGGTCGCTCTTGCGTTTGAAGTTGATTCGTAA
- the grpE gene encoding nucleotide exchange factor GrpE, whose translation MNSDVSTSEHELSQDGLSKDNPNENPVSSHRSNESLNQVEPSDNSEATPQLKNDSIDTANEQSSTSSDSNIKGPDTEARLQQLEKEHETLNSQYMRIAADFDNFRKRQTRDQDDLKIQLTCTTLSEILPVVDNFERARQQLNPEGEEAQALHRSYQGLYKQLVEVLKTLGVAPMRVVDQAFDPSLHEAVMREPSDEKAEDIVIEELQRGYHLNGRVLRHALVKVSMGPGPKAANEEILDQSAANQEQGQSSDDLIKDEN comes from the coding sequence ATGAATTCAGACGTTTCCACCTCCGAACACGAATTATCTCAAGATGGTTTATCAAAAGATAACCCTAATGAAAATCCTGTAAGTTCTCATAGAAGTAATGAATCACTTAATCAAGTTGAGCCTTCTGATAATTCCGAAGCAACCCCTCAATTGAAGAATGATTCAATAGATACAGCAAACGAACAATCTTCAACTAGTTCTGATTCAAATATTAAAGGTCCAGATACTGAAGCAAGATTACAGCAATTAGAAAAAGAGCATGAAACTTTAAATAGCCAATATATGAGAATAGCTGCTGACTTTGACAACTTTCGAAAGCGTCAAACTCGTGACCAAGATGATCTAAAAATTCAACTTACATGCACTACTCTTAGTGAAATACTTCCTGTTGTCGATAATTTTGAAAGAGCAAGACAACAATTAAACCCTGAGGGAGAAGAAGCTCAAGCATTACATCGAAGTTACCAAGGACTTTACAAGCAACTAGTTGAAGTTCTCAAGACATTGGGAGTTGCTCCAATGCGTGTTGTTGATCAGGCTTTTGATCCTTCTTTGCATGAAGCTGTTATGAGAGAGCCTAGTGATGAAAAGGCTGAGGATATTGTGATTGAAGAATTACAAAGGGGCTATCACTTGAATGGTCGTGTTTTAAGACATGCTTTGGTTAAAGTTTCCATGGGACCAGGACCGAAAGCAGCTAATGAAGAGATTCTTGATCAGAGTGCGGCTAATCAAGAACAAGGTCAATCTTCAGATGACTTAATTAAAGATGAGAATTAA
- the ftsY gene encoding signal recognition particle-docking protein FtsY translates to MKDDFSQDEKNSSQTKKSENVSSVNDDSLDWAKQAYLQLKQKQKEEKQLLQKEFEEKEILNIKANVISDSQSNISVENTLQASQDSQGEDELQLGDFDDTFTWSAEVLAAQGKKIDQFSLDEIDWLSRLKQGLEKTRKGFVTDLLDKLGDDPLTPEVLDDLETLLLRADAGVSATDQILESLRTKLNEEVVDASEGLRFLKEQLVNVLEKPIKDSGVDLLSPKKGCLNIWMLVGVNGVGKTTTLGKLASVAKRSGFSAIIAAADTFRAAAVQQVKVWGDRTGVEVIANESKNADPASIVFDAIGASKSKNIDLLLVDTAGRLQTKNNLMEELKKIRKIIDKLAPNANVESLLVLDSSQGQNGLRQALAFADSAELTGVILTKLDGSSRGGVAMAVASEAKLPVRFIGAGEKIRDLRPFNSFEFIEALLTDR, encoded by the coding sequence ATGAAAGACGATTTTTCTCAAGATGAAAAGAATTCTTCTCAAACAAAGAAAAGTGAGAATGTTTCATCTGTTAATGATGACTCTTTAGACTGGGCAAAACAAGCTTATTTGCAATTAAAGCAAAAGCAAAAAGAGGAAAAACAGTTACTTCAAAAAGAATTTGAAGAAAAAGAGATATTGAATATTAAAGCTAATGTAATTTCGGATAGTCAATCAAATATTTCAGTTGAAAATACTCTGCAAGCTAGTCAAGATTCACAAGGAGAAGATGAGCTTCAATTAGGAGATTTTGATGACACTTTTACATGGTCAGCGGAAGTTTTGGCTGCTCAAGGTAAAAAAATTGATCAATTTTCATTAGATGAAATTGATTGGCTCAGTAGGCTTAAACAAGGATTAGAAAAAACCCGTAAAGGCTTTGTTACTGATTTATTAGATAAATTAGGTGATGATCCACTTACTCCGGAAGTTCTTGATGATTTAGAAACTCTTTTACTTAGAGCAGATGCGGGAGTTTCTGCAACAGATCAAATCTTAGAATCCCTAAGAACAAAGTTAAACGAGGAAGTTGTTGACGCTTCTGAGGGTTTGCGTTTTTTAAAAGAACAATTAGTTAATGTCTTAGAAAAGCCAATAAAAGATAGTGGTGTTGATTTACTTTCCCCAAAAAAAGGTTGCTTAAATATTTGGATGTTAGTAGGTGTTAATGGTGTCGGAAAAACGACGACTTTAGGCAAATTGGCAAGTGTTGCCAAAAGAAGTGGTTTTTCGGCAATTATTGCCGCTGCAGATACTTTTAGAGCTGCAGCGGTTCAACAAGTAAAGGTATGGGGAGACAGAACAGGGGTTGAAGTTATTGCAAATGAATCTAAAAATGCTGATCCAGCATCGATAGTATTTGATGCTATTGGTGCAAGTAAATCAAAAAATATAGATTTACTATTGGTAGATACTGCTGGAAGATTACAAACCAAAAATAATTTAATGGAGGAATTGAAAAAGATTAGAAAAATTATTGATAAACTTGCCCCTAATGCAAACGTTGAATCTTTACTAGTGCTTGATTCTAGTCAAGGCCAAAATGGATTAAGGCAGGCTCTAGCATTTGCTGATTCAGCAGAATTAACAGGAGTAATACTTACAAAACTTGATGGATCTTCTAGAGGAGGTGTTGCGATGGCAGTTGCGTCTGAAGCAAAACTTCCTGTTAGATTTATCGGAGCTGGTGAGAAAATTAGGGATTTAAGACCATTTAATAGCTTTGAATTTATTGAGGCACTTTTAACTGATCGATGA
- the dnaJ gene encoding molecular chaperone DnaJ has product MADFYDLLGVNRDADADTLKRAYRQQARKYHPDVNKEAGAEDKFKEIGKAYEVLSDSQKRARYDQFGEAGIGGAAGMPDMGDMGGFADLFETFFNGFGGASSPGGSRPQRRGPQQGDDLRYDLTIDFDKAIFGQEKEITVPHLETCDVCGGTGAKKGTGPVTCPTCSGAGQVRRATRTPFGSFTQVAECPTCGGTGQVIKDPCNTCGGKGVKQVRKKLKINIPAGVDSGTRLRVSGEGNAGLKGGPSGDLYVFLKVKNHPNLKRDGLTILSEVNISYLQAILGDTIEIDTVDGPTKLQIPAGTQPNSILNLENKGVPKLGNPVARGNHQVSVKIKLPTKLSDSERNLLEKLAGHYSARGPQHHYHKSGLFSKLFGK; this is encoded by the coding sequence ATGGCTGATTTTTACGATCTATTGGGTGTCAACAGAGATGCTGATGCTGACACTTTAAAAAGAGCTTATAGACAGCAAGCTCGGAAATATCATCCTGACGTGAATAAGGAAGCAGGTGCAGAGGATAAGTTCAAAGAAATAGGTAAAGCATATGAAGTTTTAAGTGATTCTCAGAAGCGAGCTCGTTACGACCAATTTGGAGAAGCTGGAATAGGTGGGGCTGCTGGTATGCCGGATATGGGAGATATGGGCGGCTTTGCAGATTTGTTTGAGACCTTTTTTAATGGCTTTGGTGGTGCTAGTTCACCTGGAGGTTCTCGCCCTCAAAGACGTGGACCTCAACAGGGAGACGATTTGCGTTACGACCTAACGATTGATTTTGATAAAGCTATTTTTGGACAGGAAAAAGAGATCACGGTTCCTCATTTAGAAACTTGTGATGTTTGCGGAGGTACTGGGGCTAAGAAAGGCACTGGTCCTGTTACTTGTCCTACATGTAGTGGTGCAGGTCAAGTAAGAAGAGCTACTCGTACACCTTTTGGAAGTTTCACACAAGTCGCTGAATGTCCAACTTGTGGTGGTACTGGACAAGTGATTAAAGATCCTTGTAATACTTGTGGAGGAAAAGGGGTTAAACAAGTTAGAAAAAAACTAAAAATTAATATTCCTGCTGGAGTTGATAGTGGAACACGATTAAGAGTTTCAGGAGAGGGTAATGCTGGATTAAAGGGAGGTCCCTCTGGCGATCTATATGTCTTCTTAAAAGTTAAAAATCATCCAAATCTTAAGAGAGATGGATTGACTATTTTATCTGAGGTTAATATTAGTTACCTTCAGGCAATATTAGGAGATACTATTGAAATAGATACTGTAGATGGCCCTACTAAGTTACAAATTCCAGCAGGAACTCAACCTAACTCTATTTTGAATTTAGAAAATAAAGGAGTCCCGAAACTAGGCAATCCTGTTGCGAGAGGTAATCATCAAGTCTCAGTCAAGATTAAATTACCTACAAAATTATCAGATTCCGAAAGAAATTTATTAGAAAAGTTAGCTGGACATTACTCTGCACGTGGACCTCAACATCATTATCATAAAAGTGGCTTATTTAGTAAGTTATTTGGTAAGTAG
- a CDS encoding RNA recognition motif domain-containing protein encodes MSIFVGNLPFRAEQEDVIELFSPFGEVANCSLPLERDTGRKRGFAFVEMADEAVEASAIESLQGAELMGRPLRINKAEPRGSAPRRGGGGYGGGGQGGGYGGGGYGGGGQGGGYGGGGYGGGGQGGGYGGGGYGGGGQGGGYGGGGYGGGGQGGGYGGGGYGGGGQGGGYGGGGYGGGGQGGGYGGGGQGDQSAQDRPSGAKGWEDRSHGNVSQDANGFDQGRSRRRRGASPEGGDDTTADYGGAES; translated from the coding sequence GTGAGTATTTTTGTCGGCAACTTACCCTTCCGCGCTGAGCAGGAAGATGTCATTGAATTGTTTTCTCCCTTTGGGGAGGTTGCAAATTGTTCTTTACCTTTAGAACGAGATACAGGACGCAAAAGAGGTTTTGCTTTTGTTGAGATGGCTGATGAAGCAGTTGAAGCTTCAGCAATTGAATCTCTACAAGGAGCTGAGCTTATGGGTCGTCCGTTAAGAATCAACAAAGCAGAGCCTAGAGGCAGCGCACCTAGAAGAGGCGGTGGCGGCTACGGCGGTGGCGGCCAAGGTGGCGGCTATGGCGGTGGTGGCTACGGCGGTGGCGGCCAAGGTGGCGGCTATGGCGGTGGCGGCTACGGCGGTGGCGGCCAAGGTGGCGGCTATGGCGGCGGTGGCTACGGCGGTGGCGGCCAAGGTGGTGGCTACGGCGGTGGTGGCTACGGCGGTGGCGGCCAAGGTGGCGGCTATGGCGGCGGTGGCTACGGCGGTGGCGGCCAAGGTGGTGGCTACGGCGGTGGTGGCTACGGCGGTGGCGGCCAAGGTGGCGGCTATGGCGGTGGCGGCCAAGGTGATCAATCAGCTCAAGATAGACCTTCTGGAGCTAAGGGCTGGGAAGATCGCAGTCATGGGAATGTTTCTCAAGATGCAAATGGCTTTGACCAAGGTCGTAGTAGAAGAAGAAGAGGTGCTTCGCCTGAAGGGGGAGACGACACTACTGCTGATTATGGTGGCGCAGAATCTTAA
- the dusA gene encoding tRNA dihydrouridine(20/20a) synthase DusA: MISNSLKTNDIANYRLSIAPMMDCTDRHFRVLMRQITKQSLLYTEMIVAQALHYSKNRNKLLDFDEIEHPISIQLGGDNPYLLAEAAQMAEDWGYDEINLNVGCPSPKVKSGNFGACLMGQPKIVANCIEKMRRSCNIPITVKHRLGIDNLDTDDYLIKFVDTCSFAGADRFVVHARKAWLNGLNPKENRTIPPLQYERVEKLKNNRPKLIIELNGGINTINDCIKTLKVFDGAMVGRAAYSHPFIWREIDSVIFGKQEENLSRSKIIIKIIPFAQKHLENGGRLWQISKHIINLIENIPNAKILRQELSEKSQTQKADISILKKIAQQLKDAGQ; the protein is encoded by the coding sequence ATGATTTCCAATTCTTTAAAAACAAATGACATAGCTAACTACAGATTAAGTATTGCTCCAATGATGGATTGCACAGATAGACATTTTCGTGTCCTTATGCGTCAAATCACAAAACAATCACTTCTCTACACAGAAATGATTGTGGCCCAAGCACTTCATTACAGCAAAAATAGGAATAAATTATTAGATTTTGATGAAATTGAACATCCGATTTCAATACAACTTGGAGGAGATAATCCATATCTTTTAGCTGAAGCGGCTCAAATGGCAGAGGATTGGGGCTATGACGAAATTAATTTGAATGTTGGATGCCCAAGTCCAAAAGTAAAATCTGGGAATTTTGGAGCTTGTCTAATGGGACAGCCCAAAATAGTGGCTAACTGTATTGAGAAAATGAGAAGATCATGCAATATCCCAATAACAGTGAAGCACAGGCTTGGAATTGATAATCTTGATACTGATGATTACCTTATAAAATTTGTTGATACTTGTTCATTTGCAGGAGCAGATAGATTTGTAGTTCACGCAAGAAAAGCTTGGCTAAATGGATTAAATCCAAAAGAAAACCGAACAATTCCACCTCTTCAATACGAAAGAGTTGAAAAATTAAAAAATAATAGACCTAAATTAATTATTGAACTTAACGGTGGAATTAATACAATAAATGACTGTATTAAAACTCTTAAAGTATTTGATGGGGCAATGGTTGGTAGAGCTGCATACTCACATCCCTTTATTTGGAGAGAAATAGATTCGGTTATTTTCGGAAAACAAGAAGAAAATCTATCCAGATCAAAAATAATAATAAAAATTATTCCTTTTGCTCAAAAACATTTAGAAAATGGAGGGCGTCTTTGGCAAATTTCTAAACACATTATCAATTTGATAGAAAATATACCCAATGCAAAAATATTAAGACAAGAGTTGAGTGAGAAATCTCAAACTCAAAAAGCGGACATTTCAATTTTAAAAAAAATTGCCCAACAACTTAAAGATGCTGGGCAATAA
- a CDS encoding DUF502 domain-containing protein, with amino-acid sequence MVQSSPKEDLTLGSRLQQDLKNDLIAGLLVVIPLATTIWLSTIVSRFVLAILTSIPKQLNPFITLNPLLQDLINLALGLTVPLLGILLIGLMARNFVGRWLLEFGEGTLSRIPLAGSVYKTLKQLLETFLRDNSTRFRRVVLVEYPREGLFSVGFVTGIVGPSLQTEPNQPLLSVFIPTAPNPTTGWYTLVPEDSVKDLDISVEDAFRTIISAGIVNPDDRSNSTNTSFSSLFSQLRASSS; translated from the coding sequence TTGGTGCAGTCCTCTCCGAAGGAAGATCTTACTCTTGGCTCAAGGCTTCAGCAGGATCTTAAAAATGACCTAATAGCTGGTCTATTGGTGGTTATTCCATTAGCTACCACTATTTGGTTGTCTACAATTGTCAGCCGCTTTGTTCTGGCAATATTAACTTCAATACCAAAACAATTAAATCCATTCATTACTCTTAATCCTTTACTGCAAGACCTTATCAATCTTGCTTTGGGTTTAACCGTCCCATTACTTGGTATTTTGTTGATAGGTCTCATGGCCAGAAATTTTGTAGGGAGATGGCTGCTTGAATTTGGGGAAGGAACTCTTTCACGAATACCACTTGCGGGATCTGTTTACAAAACTCTTAAACAACTTCTAGAAACTTTTTTGAGAGATAATTCAACTAGATTTCGCAGAGTTGTTTTAGTTGAATATCCCAGAGAAGGTTTATTTAGCGTTGGTTTTGTGACTGGTATTGTCGGACCATCTCTACAAACTGAACCAAACCAACCTTTGTTAAGTGTATTTATACCTACCGCACCAAACCCTACAACTGGTTGGTACACCTTGGTGCCCGAAGACTCTGTTAAAGATTTAGATATATCTGTTGAAGATGCTTTTAGAACTATTATTTCAGCCGGAATTGTAAATCCTGATGATAGGAGTAATTCTACAAATACTTCTTTTTCTAGTTTATTTTCTCAGTTGAGAGCATCATCTTCGTGA
- the nusB gene encoding transcription antitermination factor NusB yields MQLKSISRELALLLLGQIKKKDLNKVNIQSLLSKAIESLSQHWREQLDLCASKLETANQELLDSELQEDAGLLTKSRNHLKTCLIDSENILNCLSESIELPRLLALVDQKELRELALKRVNLVMEKQDEIDKNLDSVMEGWRLNRLPRIDRDILRLALVDLIDFNTPIAVTCNEAVNLANRYSDEQGRRMINGVLRKLQKSALILNLK; encoded by the coding sequence ATGCAATTAAAATCAATTTCTAGAGAATTAGCTCTCTTACTTTTAGGACAAATTAAAAAAAAAGATCTTAATAAAGTGAATATTCAAAGTTTACTTAGTAAAGCTATTGAATCTTTATCTCAACATTGGCGAGAACAATTAGATTTATGTGCATCAAAGTTAGAAACTGCTAATCAGGAATTATTAGATAGTGAATTGCAAGAGGACGCTGGATTGTTAACAAAATCTCGTAATCATTTAAAAACTTGTTTGATTGATTCAGAGAACATACTTAATTGCTTATCAGAAAGTATTGAATTACCAAGATTACTAGCATTAGTGGATCAAAAGGAACTACGTGAGCTCGCTCTTAAGCGTGTTAATTTAGTCATGGAAAAGCAAGATGAGATTGATAAGAATCTTGATAGTGTTATGGAAGGTTGGCGTTTAAATCGATTACCTAGAATTGATAGAGATATTTTGAGATTGGCCTTGGTTGATTTGATAGATTTTAATACTCCTATTGCTGTTACTTGTAATGAAGCTGTAAATCTGGCGAATCGTTATAGCGATGAACAAGGGCGCAGAATGATTAATGGAGTTTTAAGGAAACTTCAAAAATCAGCTTTAATACTAAATTTGAAATGA
- the queG gene encoding tRNA epoxyqueuosine(34) reductase QueG, translated as MNLKKSIDLTKKIKQKAFEEGFDAVGIAKVPGSLRIKLRTASLERWLEAGHQAKMEWMSNSKRKNIENMLQGVKSVLAVGLNYYVDTKRKPGDLSIARYGWGQDYHRVIEKKLKKIAKFLETERPDSKWKICIDTSAFLDKVWAEEAGIGWIGKNSNIINSKIGSWMFLGHLLSTEDLNADEPSKPICGECEKCIEACPTKAIEEPFIVNANKCLAYHTLENRDQKLPKNITNKMGNWIAGCDICQEVCPWNHKNIPNTTEPDLQPSEWILNITKKEALSWSDSKWKENLNKSALKRIKPWMWRRNISSISNNH; from the coding sequence GTGAACTTAAAAAAATCTATTGATCTAACAAAAAAAATTAAACAAAAAGCTTTTGAAGAAGGTTTTGATGCAGTTGGAATTGCAAAAGTTCCAGGATCTTTAAGAATCAAGCTTCGAACTGCTTCTTTAGAAAGATGGTTAGAAGCTGGCCATCAAGCAAAAATGGAATGGATGAGCAATTCAAAAAGAAAAAATATAGAGAACATGCTTCAAGGCGTAAAAAGTGTTCTTGCTGTGGGACTTAATTACTATGTAGATACTAAAAGAAAGCCTGGAGATCTATCGATTGCAAGATATGGATGGGGACAAGATTACCATAGGGTTATTGAAAAAAAATTAAAAAAAATTGCTAAATTTTTAGAAACAGAAAGACCGGATTCTAAGTGGAAAATATGTATTGATACAAGCGCATTTCTAGACAAAGTGTGGGCAGAAGAAGCTGGTATTGGCTGGATAGGAAAAAATAGCAATATAATAAATTCTAAAATTGGATCATGGATGTTTTTAGGTCACCTCTTATCTACTGAAGATTTGAATGCTGACGAGCCTTCGAAACCTATATGTGGTGAATGTGAAAAATGTATTGAAGCTTGCCCAACTAAAGCGATAGAAGAACCATTTATTGTAAATGCAAATAAATGTTTGGCATATCATACATTAGAAAATAGAGATCAGAAATTACCTAAAAATATTACTAATAAAATGGGTAATTGGATTGCAGGTTGCGATATTTGCCAAGAGGTATGTCCATGGAATCATAAAAACATACCAAACACAACTGAACCCGATCTTCAACCATCCGAATGGATATTAAATATAACTAAAAAAGAGGCATTATCATGGAGTGATTCAAAATGGAAAGAAAATTTAAATAAGTCGGCATTAAAAAGAATTAAGCCGTGGATGTGGCGTAGAAATATCAGTTCGATATCAAATAATCATTAA